The following proteins are co-located in the Candida dubliniensis CD36 chromosome 3, complete sequence genome:
- a CDS encoding NADP(+)-coupled glycerol dehydrogenase, putative (Similar to S. cerevisiae GCY1;~In S. cerevisiae: putative NADP(+) coupled glycerol dehydrogenase, proposed to be involved in an alternative pathway for glycerol catabolism; member of the aldo-keto reductase (AKR) family), with amino-acid sequence MPAQLQVNTDYFTLNNGSKIPAVGLGTWRATDGDEAYRAVLAALKNGYKHIDTAAIYGNEEEVGRAIKDSGVPREELFVTTKLWNADHKNIEEALETSLKKLGLEYVDLYLIHWPASIDPSTDKPYTDFDYVDTYKALQKIYKNTKKIRAIGVSNFTKKKLERLLSSEGVDVVPAANQIEAHPLLTQPELYDYLKEKGIVLEAYSPLGSANSPLFKNETIVKIAEKNGVEPAQVLVSWAIQRKTVVLPKSVTESRVISNLKTFTLPSEDFETLNKLSEKDGVVRTCSPAFNNFDD; translated from the coding sequence ATGCCAGCTCAATTGCAAGTTAACACAGATTATTTCACTTTAAACAACGGAAGCAAAATCCCTGCTGTTGGCTTGGGTACTTGGCGAGCAACTGATGGAGATGAAGCTTACAGAGCCGTATTAGCTGCTCTTAAAAATGGATACAAGCACATTGACACTGCTGCAATTTATGGAAATGAAGAAGAGGTTGGTAGGGCCATCAAGGATTCTGGTGTTCCAAGAGAAGAATTGTTTGTTACTACTAAATTGTGGAATGCTGACCATAAGAATATTGAAGAAGCATTAGAGActtctttaaaaaaattaggtCTTGAATATGTTGACTTATATTTGATCCATTGGCCAGCCTCAATTGACCCATCTACCGATAAACCATACActgattttgattatgTCGATACTTATAAAGctttacaaaaaatttataagAATACTAAGAAAATCAGAGCAATTGGTGTTTCTAATTTcaccaaaaagaaattggaaaGATTATTGTCTTCAGAAGGTGTCGATGTTGTCCCTGCCGCCAACCAAATTGAAGCACATCCATTGTTGACTCAACCTGAATTATATGActatttgaaagaaaaaggtaTCGTCTTGGAAGCTTATTCACCATTGGGCTCTGCAAACTCTCCATTGTTCAAGAATGAAACCATTGTTAAAATTGCTGAAAAGAACGGTGTTGAGCCAGCACAAGTTTTAGTATCTTGGGCCATCCAAAGAAAGACAGTTGTTTTACCTAAATCTGTCACCGAATCAAGAGTTATTTCTAACTTGAAAACCTTCACTTTGCCTTCAGAAGATTTCGAAACTTTGAACAAATTGTCGGAAAAAGATGGTGTTGTTAGAACTTGTAGCCCTGCTTTCAACAACTTTGACGATTAA
- the ScPMD1 gene encoding negative regulator of sporulation, putative (appears to be a fusion of orf19.6759 and orf19.6760;~In S. cerevisiae: putative negative regulator of early meiotic gene expression), giving the protein MSTLIPTASACYSLQLPPTEKDDRLNLNVRTGSASTLYNSLIFVHGGLTIGLELSNYTIPELNEIFYNRINISASKYKTVEKYLSGELFYLSLIERNWSRVVLENSEIRPKPRLLHQICAFNNCLYLFGGLALSQENDNDATLVPCNDLWEFDLELKKWTLLDDGSNYELDDAVPCPRFNHKLTVVSSLSFANRKDHFGLFIAGGKDKQSNDIYDNSIFDLVEKRYVGSQPFRLVATTGDDAKDKATGLNEFASSPEHFLNVDQTRNAILSITEDSDIPNRTHNKNPTNHHESIVVYGPTRHSGGSQNSLVSFKVGKREIKSGRVLRLHKNSRVAKSKQSIVPYNLRYPTAGLFGQNIVLTGFLPDEYEISIFVYNRPTGKWSRLNIFCSHEYGSHRFWGGFAWQSHHKVILIGNSMTSRTTSSVRFFSIMLTVSLPITNILVSSELSKDRSSNRRSSFVSHGEQRHHRSKSQNENFSKGELSLESTTEDSTDSSSDKAAESVLDVPIPLSNSRRQSFSSFGSDKSPTAVSFSDYVHYAAPKTTYTTIRSVFPPEAITLGRNAFNRIGDLISDIELVSCNGDRIPVSSAVLMERWGQHFISLLAKGYINAVDKFETDQALGLDENQRLRSKSSNSDSSSSDIPKLKFSLSESLLSSSSDEHEKKEKPGLSSVHKSHKDVPQFRLPFQDSSESINREDGTDSNKDRKTGGSSVSTAIDPHHVMPRKNSTSSFQSNSSSLLTSHLQDIPPQLPLPDEQIPAVPAAPASYRSASRKNSQDPSSPRSSLIHTLTVLRNIPVSRSPRESPFSSPRPSVSGQSGGSSDLFSSPFPSLKANYGKQPSNLRKKSFDMNDGAIESSLDSFSSGKSSMAKVSGVPGDNQDSDESSIGIQEFNKNPISMFDNALLNFDNIDSENFKMEPSLIPRKLYIPFTTLTVKAFCEYLYTGQIGNKWLLAPTLMDNLLISKFYRVPLLYDLISEILFGVIGKKEAYIIGEARKLKARYLKLRHEANIPTDPDYEFPMDEYDGFLDSVDDGYLDITLLKKASKIHADSVAISLKKKSVTSNNSRNTSIPKEVATTTESILEEGEKQQQETVTNDDEDESRTGSTSEEDEVDKEYGLVYLEAKDKSLPTIGPRSKSIFDRQGLAAIEKLEEEQNEHHAHSIVAGGDDHESLTTLDELVASDAPSDYAIDLIFETATLVTDMKMLLRTSNLKAMTAKFRKCKADIEKEMADIEFQLTQVPSGSRNLAMKSANQLRESQLQSKSSPIIPTVSTVTPSPSPSISGAPSPRLPQQQVSEGQLPKLTKSASSLSRIASHTSFKALRSVTDITPMEKSTSDKSFRGKLQQTMLSRTPTNKTEDQDSSSASSIKSSSKKRGIFGLLTGLKR; this is encoded by the coding sequence ATGTCTACATTAATACCCACAGCAAGCGCCTGTTACAGTCTACAATTACCCCCCACTGAAAAAGATGATCgtttgaatttaaatgtTAGAACAGGTTCAGCATCTACACTATACAACTCTTTAATCTTTGTCCATGGGGGATTAACAATAGGTTTAGAACTACTGAACTACACCATCCCTGAACTAAATGAGATTTTTTACAATCGGATAAACATATCAGcatcaaaatataaaacCGTTGAAAAATACTTGTCTGGGGAGcttttttatttaagtttaatagaaagaaattgGTCCCGTGTTGTTCTAGAAAACTCAGAAATACGACCAAAGCCTAGATTGTTGCATCAGATTTGTGCGTTTAACAATTGTCTATATCTATTTGGTGGATTGGCTCTACTGCAAGAAAATGACAACGATGCAACATTAGTTCCATGCAATGATTTGTGGGAGTTTGACTTGGAACTTAAGAAATGGACATTACTAGATGATGGGTCAAATTATGAACTAGACGACGCAGTGCCATGCCCACGTTTCAATCATAAATTGACTGTTGTTTCTAGTTTGTCCTTTGCCAACAGAAAAGATCATTTCGGACTATTTATTGCCGGGGGTAAAGATAAACAATCCAATGATATTTACGACAACTCTATTTTTGACTTGGTGGAGAAAAGATACGTGGGCTCACAACCTTTCCGATTAGTGGCCACTACTGGAGACGATGCAAAAGACAAAGCAACTGGATTGAATGAATTTGCTTCAAGCCCAGAACATTTTTTGAATGTTGATCAAACAAGAAATGCTATTTTGAGCATCACCGAAGATTCCGATATACCAAACCGTACACACAACAAAAACCCTACCAACCATCATGAGAGTATTGTAGTGTATGGTCCGACTAGACACAGTGGAGGCAGTCAGAATTCTTTGGTTTCATTTAAAGTAGGGAAAAGGGAAATTAAAAGTGGTAGAGTATTACGTCTTCACAAGAATTCACGTGTcgcaaaatcaaaacaactGATTGTCCCTTATAATCTAAGATATCCGACTGCAGGTTTGTTTGGCCAAAATATTGTGCTAACTGGATTTCTACCCGATGAATACGAGATCTCAATTTTTGTATACAATAGGCCAACGGGCAAATGGTCTCGGTTGAACATATTCTGTAGTCATGAATATGGCAGTCATAGATTTTGGGGTGGCTTTGCATGGCAGTCTCATCATAAAGTTATTCTAATTGGCAATAGTATGACTTCTAGAACAACTAGCAGTGTCCGATTTTTCAGCATCATGTTGACTGTTAGCTTGCCCATAACCAATATTCTAGTTAGTTCTGAATTGTCAAAAGATAGATCAAGTAATAGGAGAAGCTCGTTTGTTTCTCATGGCGAACAAAGACACCACCGAAGCAAGAGTCAAAATGAGAACTTTCTGAAAGGTGAACTATCACTTGAAAGCACCACGGAGGATCTGACAGACAGTAGCAGCGATAAAGCGGCTGAAAGCGTATTAGACGTTCCTATCCCATTGTCCAATCTGAGAAGacaatcattttcatcatttggTAGTGACAAATCACCAACTGCTGTGAGTTTTAGTGACTACGTTCATTATGCAGCCCCCAAAACCACATATACAACAATAAGATCAGTTTTCCCACCAGAGGCAATAACATTAGGTAGGAATGCATTTAACAGGATTGGTGATTTAATTTCTGATATTGAGTTGGTTTCGTGTAACGGTGACAGAATTCCCGTTTCGTCAGCAGTATTGATGGAGAGATGGGGCCAGCATTTTATTCTGTTGTTAGCCAAAGGCTATATTAATGCCGTTGACAAGTTTGAAACCGACCAAGCACTCGGGTTAGACGAGAATCAAAGATTGAGGTCAAAATCCTCTAACTCTGATTCAAGTTCAAGTGATATTcccaaattgaaattttccTTAAGTGAGTCATTGCTTTCTTCCTCCTCAGATGAACACgagaaaaaggaaaaaccAGGATTAAGTTCAGTTCACAAGTCTCACAAGGATGTTCCACAGTTCAGATTACCATTTCAAGATTCGAGCGAATCAATTAATCGTGAGGATGGGACCGACAGCAACAAGGACAGGAAAACGGGCGGTTCATCAGTTTCAACAGCAATAGATCCCCACCATGTAATGCCGAGGAAAAACTCTACAAGCTCATTTCAATCCAATTCAAGCTCTTTATTAACTTCTCATTTGCAGGATATACCACCCCAATTACCTTTGCCAGACGAGCAAATACCTGCTGTTCCAGCAGCTCCAGCATCATATAGGAGTGCTTCTCGAAAAAATTCACAAGATCCTAGCTCCCCAAGATCATCACTAATACACACATTAACAGTTTTAAGAAATATTCCAGTATCAAGATCACCACGCGAGTCGCCATTTTCTTCTCCACGGCCTTCGGTGTCTGGACAAAGTGGTGGCTCATCAGATTTGTTCAGCTCTCCATTTCCCAGCTTGAAGGCAAATTATGGTAAGCAACCGTCCAATTTGAGAAAAAAATCGTTTGATATGAATGACGGAGCCATTGAAAGCTCACTTGACTCATTTTCATCAGGAAAATCATCGATGGCAAAAGTTAGCGGGGTACCTGGTGACAATCAAGACTCTGACGAGAGCTCTATTGGTATTCaagaatttaataaaaaccCAATAAGCATGTTTGACAATGCACTTttgaattttgataatattgaCAGTGAGAATTTTAAAATGGAACCTTCTTTAATCCCAAGGAAGCTTTACATCCCATTTACAACGTTGACTGTCAAAGCATTTTGTGAATACTTGTACACCGGACAAATCGGAAACAAATGGTTGCTAGCACCAACATTGATGgacaatttattgatatctAAATTCTATCGTGTGCCGTTGCTTTATGACTTAATAAGCGAAATTTTGTTTGGTGTGATTGGGAAAAAGGAGGCGTATATTATTGGGGAAGCACGTAAGTTGAAAGCAAggtatttgaaattaagaCATGAAGCAAACATCCCCACTGATCCTGATTATGAGTTCCCCATGGATGAATATGATGGGTTTTTGGATAGTGTCGATGATGGATACCTTGATATCactttgttgaaaaaagcTTCAAAAATTCATGCTGATAGTGTTGCGATCtctttgaaaaagaaatctgTTACAAGTAATAATCTGCGAAATACCTCGATACCAAAAGAAGTCGCAACTACAACCGAAAGTATATTGGAAGAAGgagaaaaacaacaacaagaaacgGTtactaatgatgatgaagacgAGTCTAGAACCGGTTCAACAAGCGAAGAAGATGAGGTTGACAAAGAGTATGGGTTGGTTTATTTGGAAGCGAAAGACAAATCATTGCCTACTATTGGGCCCAGATCCAAATCCATTTTCGATAGACAAGGTTTGGCTGcgattgaaaaattagagGAAGAACAAAATGAGCATCATGCCCATCTGATTGTTGCGGGTGGTGACGATCATGAGAGTTTAACTACGTTGGACGAGCTAGTTGCATCAGATGCCCCTTCTGATTATGCCATTGATCTAATTTTTGAAACTGCGACTTTGGTCACAGATATGAAAATGCTTCTTCGAACATCTAATTTAAAAGCTATGACAGCAAAGTTTCGCAAATGCAAAGCCGATATCGAAAAGGAAATGGCTGATATTGAGTTCCAATTGACTCAGGTACCAAGTGGCTCCCGTAATTTGGCAATGAAGTCAGCCAATCAATTAAGGGAACTGCAATTGCAACTGAAGCTGTCACCAATAATACCTACAGTATCAACAGTGACACCTTCACCTTCACCTTCAATCTCGGGTGCTCCTTCTCCAAGGCTACCCCAGCAACAAGTACTGGAAGGACAATTGCCAAAACTAACCAAAAGCGCATCGTCACTCTCTCGTATTGCGTCGCATACAAGCTTTAAAGCTCTTAGATCAGTGACAGACATCACACCCATGGAAAAACTGACTTCTGATAAAAGTTTTAGAGGTAAATTACAACAAACTATGCTTTCTAGAACTCCTACAAACAAAACTGAAGACCAGGATTCAAGTTCTGCGTCATCTATTAAATCTAGTAGTAAAAAACGTGGAATATTCGGATTGTTGACGGGATtaaaaagataa
- a CDS encoding NADP(+)-coupled glycerol dehydrogenase, putative (Similar to S. cerevisiae GCY1;~In S. cerevisiae: putative NADP(+) coupled glycerol dehydrogenase, proposed to be involved in an alternative pathway for glycerol catabolism; member of the aldo-keto reductase (AKR) family) — translation MSNQLKSNNDRITLNNGNKIPVIGLGTWESNKDAFLTALKLGYRHIDTATIYKNEEQVGQAIKESGIPREELFITTKVWNNDHKNVQQALETSLKKLGLDYVDLYLVHWPVSIDKSTNQPYPDYDYVDTYKELQKIYKTTTKIKSIGVSNFTKSQLEKLLSADGVDVVPAVNQVEAHPLLPQPELYDYLKEKGIVLEAYSPLGTSNSPLIKNKTIVEIAEKNGVDPAQVLISWAIQRKTVVLPKSVTESRLVSNLKTFELSAEDFNTLNKLSEEEGTTRIINPFKNFQD, via the coding sequence ATGtccaatcaattaaagTCTAACAACGACCGTATTACTTTGAATAATGGCAACAAAATCCCAGTTATTGGATTAGGCACTTGGGAATCTAATAAAGATGCCTTTTTGACAGCACTCAAACTTGGATACAGACACATTGATACAGCAACAATATACAAAAATGAAGAACAAGTTGGCCAAGCAATTAAAGAATCTGGCATACCAAGAGAAGAATTGTTTATTACCACAAAAGTATGGAATAATGACCACAAAAATGTTCAACAAGCTTTAGAAACGTCGTTGAAGAAATTGGGTCTTGATTatgttgatttatatttagtTCATTGGCCAGTAtctattgataaatcaactaACCAGCCATACCCAGATTATGACTACGTTGATACTTATAAAGAGTTgcaaaaaatttataaaacaactaccaaaatcaaatcaattggaGTCTCCAACTTTACCAAGAGtcaattagaaaaattgttaTCAGCTGATGGGGTAGATGTCGTGCCAGCAGTCAACCAAGTTGAAGCACATCCATTATTACCTCAACCAGAATTGtatgattatttaaaagaGAAGGGAATCGTATTGGAAGCGTACTCTCCATTGGGTACAAGCAACTCACCattgattaaaaataaaaccatAGTTGAAATTGCTGAAAAGAATGGAGTTGATCCTGCTCAAGTTTTGATTTCGTGGGCTattcaaagaaaaaccGTGGTTTTGCCAAAATCTGTCACAGAATCAAGACTCGTgtcaaatttgaaaacatttgaattatcaGCAGAAGATTTTAATACCTTGAATAAGTTgtctgaagaagaaggtaCCACTCGAATCATCAACCCTTTCAAGAATTTCCAAGATTAA